The following are encoded in a window of Thamnophis elegans isolate rThaEle1 chromosome 14, rThaEle1.pri, whole genome shotgun sequence genomic DNA:
- the BFAR gene encoding bifunctional apoptosis regulator, with protein MEEESLPSPAERLDGPGISRRISVSEFSCHCCYDILINPTTLTCGHSFCRHCLALWWASSKKNECPECREKWEGFPKINILLRNAVEKLFPTAIEQRKDDILQNHEATQSLAAFQKYGSDQPTAAPSARRVNPPGGGFFSGVLTALTCVAVVLLGYHWSSRESEDGLLVHKPVAKWTAEEVVHWLGQLGPWTSLYRERFLQERVNGRLLLTLTDEELRQAPYQVENSSHRKAIAMELERVKMLGVKPPQNLWEYKAVQPGRSLFLLYALKSSPRLTMLYLYLSDYSNTFLPFIHTVCPVSEAQELEDVIAKLHDHKDPVWKQWREFLMKFAFLPYQLLAEFAWDWLETHYWTSRFIIVNAMLLSVLELFSFWRLWSRRELKRIPYRMWSHFWKMSTQGFLMAIFWPVIPQFACNCLFYWALYFNPIINIDLVVKEVRRLETQVL; from the exons ATGGAGGAGGAGAGTCTTCCTTCGCCAGCGGAGAGGCTGGACGGCCCAGGGATCAGCCGGCGGATCTCGGTCAGCGAGTTCTCCTGCCACTGCTGCTACGACATCCTCATCAACCCCACCACCTTGACCTGCGGACACAGTTTCTGTCGGCACTGCCTGGCATTGTGGTGGGCGTCTTCCAAGAAGAACGAATGTCCAGAGTGCCGGGAGAAATGGGAAGGGTTCCCAAAGATCAACATCCTCCTCAG GAATGCTGTTGAAAAGCTCTTCCCAACCGCCATCGAGCAGCGCAAAGACGACATCCTGCAAAACCACGAGGCAACGCAAAGCCTGGCCGCTTTTCAGAAGTACGGAAGCGACCAGCCCACGGCGGCTCCCAGTGCCAGGAGGGTGAACCCACCTGGAGGCGGCTTTTTCTCCGGTGTCCTGACCGCGTTGACCTGCGTGGCG GTGGTCTTGCTGGGCTACCACTGGAGCAGCCGGGAGTCAGAGGACGGCCTGTTGGTCCACAAGCCGGTGGCCAAATGGACCGCAGAGGAGGTGGTCCACTGGCTTGGGCAGCTGGGGCCCTGGACGTCCCTCTACAGGGAGAGGTTCCTGCAGGAGAGGGTGAATGGAAG GCTGCTTCTGACGCTGACCGAtgaggagctcaggcaggctcCTTACCAGGTGGAGAACAGCAGCCACAGAAAAGCCATCGCGATGGAACTCGAGCGGGTGAAGATGCTGGGGGTGAAGCCGCCCCAAAACCTCTGGGAGTACAAA GCGGTGCAGCCCGGGAGGTCGCTGTTCCTGCTCTACGCCTTGAAGAGCTCCCCTCGGCTCACCATGCTGTACCTGTACCTGTCGGATTACAGCAACACCTTCCTGCCCTTCATCCACACCGTCTGCCCCGTCTCGGAGGCCCAGGAGCTAGAAGACGTGATTGCAAAACTGCAC GACCACAAGGACCCCGTGTGGAAGCAGTGGCGGGAGTTCCTGATGAAGTTTGCTTTCCTGCCCTATCAGCTGCTGGCCGAGTTTGCCTGGGACTGGCTGGAGACCCATTACTGGACCTCCCGCTTCATCATCGTGAACGCCATGCTGCTGTCCGTGCTGGAGCTGTTCTCCTTCTGGCGGCTCTGGTCGAGACGGGAGCTGAA GAGAATTCCCTACCGGATGTGGAGCCACTTCTGGAAAATGTCAACCCAGGGATTCCTGATGGCCATTTTCTGGCCAGTCATTCCCCAGTTTGCCTGCAATTGCCTCTTTTACTGGGCTTTGTACTTCAACCCAATCATCAACATTGACCTTGTGGTGAAGGAAGTCCGTCGCCTGGAAACCCAAGTCCTGTGA
- the PLA2G10 gene encoding group 10 secretory phospholipase A2: MAPPLVLPLLLLLLLVQTGHPVAKAPSRPRRGILQLAGMVQCTTGRTPLAYIRYGCYCGWGGHGWPKDQVDWCCFKHDCCYGKAEEENCAPKMRRYPWECRDSKAKCDDIEDKCQKMACECDRSAAKCLAKAPYNVTYLFWPEAQCGERSPACPDD, encoded by the exons ATGGCCCCGCCGCTggtgctgccgctgctgctgctgctgctgctggtgcaGACCG GACACCCTGTGGCCAAGGCCCCTTCCCGGCCCCGCAGAGGAATCCTCCAGCTGGCCGGGATGGTCCAGTGCACCACAGGCCGAACTCCCCTGGCCTATATCCGTTATGGGTGTTACTGTGGCTGGGGAGGCCACGGCTGGCCCAAGGACCAGGTCGACTG GTGCTGCTTTAAGCATGACTGTTGCTATGGAAAggcggaggaggagaactgtgccCCCAAGATGCGGAGGTACCCCTGGGAGTGCAGGGACAGCAAGGCCAAGTGCG ATGACATTGAAGACAAGTGCCAAAAGATGGCTTGTGAGTGTGACCGCAGCGCAGCCAAGTGCCTGGCAAAAGCCCCCTACAACGTGACCTACTTGTTCTGGCCAGAGGCCCAGTGTGGAGAGAGGAGCCCCGCGTGCCCAGACGACTGA
- the LOC116517399 gene encoding alpha-N-acetylgalactosaminidase-like, whose amino-acid sequence MPGRRALLWLPVQPLLPLSLGVLLGLGPAVSPLDNGLLRTPPMGWEPWLRFKCNTDCEKDPENCISEHLVKVMADRLAADGWKELGYEYVTLDDCWAAGKRDTRGRLQADPQRFPSGMKALADYVHSKGLKFGIYSDLGNATCAGYPGTTLDTVETDANTFAEWGVDMLKLDGCYSDSSLKAIGYPKMSRALNQTGRPIALSCSWPAYEGGLPPKVNYTLLGQICNFWRNYADIEDTWESLFHIIEWYGDHQDTLQPASGPGRWNDPDMLIVSDFGLSHEQSKVQAALWAILAAPFFISCNLRNISKEAKEMLQNPLLIYINQDLRGVQGRRIARKQNLEVWKRPLVNGQYAVAVLNNRTDGAPQSFATTPSLLGIPDCRAGYRLYDVLGRLSMGVYAFNDTISAKVTPTGVLLLFLNPLC is encoded by the exons ATGCCCGGCCGCCGCGCCTTGTTGTGGCTCCCTGTGCAGCCGCTGCTGCCCTTGTCCTTGGGGGTCTTGCTGGGCTTGGGCCCCGCCGTCTCCCCGCTGGACAACGGGCTGCTGAGGACGCCCCCGATGGGCTGGGAGCCCTGGCTGCGCTTCAAGTGCAACACGGACTGCGAGAAGGACCCCGAGAACTGCATCAG TGAGCACCTGGTCAAGGTGATGGCAGACCGACTGGCTGCGGACGGCTGGAAGGAGCTGGGCTACGAGTACGTCACCCTGGACGACTGCTGGGCAGCTGGCAAACGGGACACCCGCGGGAGGCTCCAGGCAGACCCCCAGAGGTTCCCCAGCGGGATGAAGGCCCTGGCCGACTAT gtTCATTCCAAAGGCTTGAAATTCGGCATCTACAGCGACTTGGGCAACGCCACCTGTGCGGGTTATCCGGGCACAACCCTGGACACCGTGGAGACAGATGCAAACACTTTTGCAGAGTGGGGGGTCGACATGCTGAAGCTGGACGGCTGCTACTCCGACTCCTCCCTCAAGGCCATAG GCTACCCCAAAATGAGCCGAGCGCTGAACCAAACCGGGCGGCCCATCGCCTTGTCTTGCAGTTGGCCAGCGTACGAAGGGGGTCTTCCTCCGAAG GTGAATTACACCTTACTGGGCCAGATTTGTAACTTCTGGAGGAATTATGCCGATATTGAAGATACCTGGGAGAGCCTCTTCCACATCATTGAGTGGTATGGAGACCACCAGGATACCCTGCAGCCGGCCTCGGGGCCCGGAAGGTGGAATGACCCCGACATG CTGATTGTTAGCGACTTTGGCCTGAGCCACGAGCAGTCGAAAGTGCAGGCAGCGCTGTGGGCGATCCTGGCAGCCCCCTTCTTCATCTCCTGCAACCTGAGGAACATCTCGAAGGAGGCCAAGGAGATGCTGCAGAACCCGCTCCTGATCTACATTAACCAGGACCTGCGGGGAGTTCAAGGCAGACGCATTGCCAGG AAGCAGAACCTGGAAGTCTGGAAGAGGCCCCTTGTCAACGGCCAGTATGCGGTCGCAGTCCTGAACAACAGAACCGATGGTGCCCCACAGTCATTTGCCacaactcccagcctcctgggaATCCCGGACTGCAGAGCCGGCTATAGGCTCTACGATGTGCTGGGGAGGCTGTCCATGGGCGTTTACGCCTTCAATGACACCATCAGTGCCAAGGTGACGCCCACCGGGGTGCTGCTCCTCTTCCTGAACCCGCTGTGCTAG
- the ZC3H7A gene encoding zinc finger CCCH domain-containing protein 7A isoform X2: MSSVAVDRSIRLQDIKKGLQFIQSTLPYPGSQEQYELFIRELVKNLFDEGNDAYREGDWEGSLNHYSEALNIADYANSEGIHISDEILEKLHVNRIACYSKKGSHDRVLEECGIVLKLNENNFRALYRKSKALKELGRYKEAYDAVAKCSLAVPQDESVIKLTQELAQKLGLKIRKAYVRAKTSPNSVSGEVAKSSSSSVEDIESDFSSWTEKILSSSSTSSSPSSFAPELPTDLPPLAAVPRMALPAEKAALSAPSLANGGPFSIPDSCLDCEDGDDIIGDELDELLDSVSDPGEGGMPSAVVRGAMPTSTMAPSIPFSAPLLGTLSVGARFVPAASLSEMYSQPLVSALDNFCSSLNSFSIGDSKRDLPNSLSRDVNAALSSNSPLRLMNGPTSLFGSETYMGIASPARSDYSGVFSSTHANVPVPTAASSLVERNPLEGTHELRQACQACFIKKDPKSLEYTYHPSLEHICKKDLLIGRIKNSEDKSWKKIRPRPTKTQYVGPYYICKDVAAGEECRYSGHCTFAYCQEEIDVWTLERKGAFSRESLFEGSGEISLTVSRLLQEHHGLFMFLCEKCFEHKPRIISKRNKDNSSSCSHPAMHDFEENKCLVHILRETTVKYSKIRPFPPQGQLDLCRHEARYGCSRDDECFYAHSLVELQVWMMQSKTGITHEAIVQESKKYWQNLDSATHGAQIISNQVKHGSLNLKMKFVCAQCWRNGQVSEPDKNRKYCSAKARHPWTRDRRVMLVMSNERKKWNTIRPLPTKKQAPLQFDLCNHIASGKKCLYVGNCSFAHSQEEREMWTYMKENGIQDMEQLYEMWLKSQKPEKGEDPAPQASRENGKQIHMPTDYAEVTVDFHCWMCGKNCNSERQWQGHISSEKHKEKVFHTEDDQNRWQHRFPTGYFSICDRFMAGACVEGNNCKFAHGPAELREWEERRHVLRMKFNKARKDHLIAPNDNDFGKYSFLFKDLN, from the exons ATGTCCAGTGTTGCAGTGGACAGGAGCATCAGGCTACAGGACATTAAGAAAGGGCTGCAGTTTATACA GTCTACTCTACCATACCCTGGGTCTCAAGAACAATATGAG CTCTTCATACGGGAACTTGTTAAAAACCTGTTTGATGAAGGAAACGATGCATACCGAGAAGGTGATTGGGAAGGGTCACTGAACCATTATTCTGAGGCTTTGAACATAGCCGATTATGCCAATTCTGAAGGAATCCACATTTCTGATGAAATATTGGAGAAACTGCATGTTAATCGTATAGCCTGTTACTCCAAGAAG GGGTCGCACGATAGAGTTCTAGAAGAATGTGGGATAGTTTTAAAGTTGAATGAAAATAATTTCAGAGCCCTTTACCGGAAATCCAAAGCTTTAAAAGAACTGGGAAGATATAAAGAGGCTTACGATGCTGTGGCAAAATGTTCTCTTGCAGTGCCCCAG gATGAAAGTGTGATAAAATTAACTCAAGAACTTGCTCAGAAGCTTGGATTGAAAATAAGGAAAGCCTATGTTAGGGCCAAA ACTTCCCCCAACTCTGTTTCTGGAGAAGTAGCAAAG AGCTCAAGTTCTTCTGTGGAAGATATTGAATCAG ATTTTTCCAGTTGGACGGAAAagattctttcttcctcctccacttcctcttccccttccagtttTGCTCCTGAATTGCCAACTGACCTGCCTCCCTTAGCAGCCGTGCCCCGCATGGCTCTCCCGGCAGAGAAGGCCGCTCTCTCTGCCCCTTCGCTGGCCAACGGAGGGCCCTTCTCTATCCCGGACAGCTGCTTGGACTGTGAGGACGGGGACGACATCATTGGAGATGAGCTGGACGAGTTGCTGGATTCGGTGTCCGATCCTGGTGAAGGTGGAATG CCAAGTGCCGTCGTCCGAGGAGCCATGCCAACCTCCACCATGGCTCCCAGCATCCCGTTCTCTGCCCCTCTGCTTGGGACGTTGTCAGTCGGAGCTCGATTTGTTCCTGCCGCCTCTCTTTCCGAAATGTATTCCCAGCCCCTGGTTTCCGCCCTGGACAACTTTTGTTCCTCTTTAAATAGTTTCTCAATCGGCGACTCTAAGAGAG ATCTACCCAATTCTCTTTCTAGAGATGTCAACGCAGCATTAAGCAGTAATTCCCCTCTTCGGCTT ATGAACGGCCCCACAAGTTTGTTTGGGTCTGAGACCTATATGGGGATTGCAAGTCCAGCTCGCAGTGACTATTCTGGCGTGTTCAGCAGCACACATGCCAACGTGCCCGTGCCAACGGCAGCATCCTCTTTAGTGGAGAGAAACCCCCTGGAAGGCACCCATGAGCTCAGGCAGGCCTGCCAGGCGTGTTTTATCAAGAAGG ATCCCAAATCACTGGAGTACACTTACCATCCGAGCTTAGAGCACATATGTAAGAAGGACCTCTTAATTGGTAGAATAAAGAACTCTGAAGATAAATCCTggaaaaaaataaggccaagaccTACAAAGACCCAGTACGTGGGGCCATATTATATATGTAAAG ATGTGGCTGCGGGGGAGGAATGCAGGTATTCTGGCCACTGCACTTTTGCCTATTGCCAAGAGGAGATTGACGTGTGGACCCTCGAGCGGAAAGGAGCCTTCAGCCGCGAATCCCTCTTTGAAGGCAGCGGAGAGATCAGCTTGACCGTTTCCCGGCTGCTGCAGGAGCATCACGGACTCTTCATGTTTCTGTGCGAG AAATGTTTTGAGCATAAACCCAGGATAATCAGCAAGAGGAATAAGGATAACTCCTCTTCCTGCTCCCACCCGGCTATGCACGACTTTGAGGAGAACAA GTGCCTTGTCCACATTTTGCGAGAAACGACCGTGAAGTATTCTAAGATCCGACCCTTCCCCCCTCAAGGCCAGCTAGACCTGTGCAGGCACGAAGCTCGCTATGGCTGTTCACGGGATGACGAGTGTTTCTACGCCCACAGTCTTGTCGAGCTCCAGGTGTGGATGATGCAGAGCAAGACAG GTATTACACATGAGGCTATTGTTCAGGAGTCAAAAAAATATTGGCAGAATCTGGACTCTGCTACACACGGAGCACAG ATCATCAGCAACCAGGTGAAGCATGGCTCCCTGAATTTGAAAATGAAGTTTGTCTGTGCTCAGTGTTGGAGAAACGGCCAAGTTAGCGAGCCAGACAAAAACAGGAAATACTGCAGTGCAAAAGCCAGGCACCC GTGGACCAGGGATCGCCGCGTTATGCTAGTGATGTCAAACGAGCGGAAGAAGTGGAACACGATTCGGCCCCTTCCCACAAAGAAGCAGGCGCCTTTACAATTTGAT CTGTGCAACCATATTGCGTCAGGCAAAAAGTGTTTGTATGTTGGGAACTGCTCCTTTGCTCACAGTCAGGAAGAGCGTGAAATGTGGACCTACATGAAAGAGAACGGCA TTCAAGACATGGAGCAGCTGTATGAAATGTGGCTGAAGAGTCAAAAGCCGGAAAAGGGAGAGGATCCAGCCCCTCAAGCAAGCagagaaaatgggaaacaaaTTCATATGCCAACCGATTATGCTGAAGTCACA GTGGACTTCCATTGCTGGATGTGTGGCAAAAACTGCAACAGTGAGAGACAATGGCAAGGCCACATTTCTTCCGAAAAACATAAAGAGAAAGTTTTCCACACTGAAGACGACCAAAATCGCTGGCAGCATCGCTTTCCAACTGGATATTTCAGCATTTGTGATAG ATTTATGGCTGGTGCATGTGTCGAGGGGAATAACTGTAAATTTGCACATGGACCAGCTGAACTCCGCGAATGGGAGGAGAGGAGACACGTCCTAAGGATGAAATTCAACAAAGCCCGAAAAGACCACTTGATTGCTCCCAACGATAATGACTTTGGAAAATATAGTTTTTTGTTTAAAGATTTAAACTAA
- the ZC3H7A gene encoding zinc finger CCCH domain-containing protein 7A isoform X1, with the protein MFQLFIRELVKNLFDEGNDAYREGDWEGSLNHYSEALNIADYANSEGIHISDEILEKLHVNRIACYSKKGSHDRVLEECGIVLKLNENNFRALYRKSKALKELGRYKEAYDAVAKCSLAVPQDESVIKLTQELAQKLGLKIRKAYVRAKTSPNSVSGEVAKSSSSSVEDIESDFSSWTEKILSSSSTSSSPSSFAPELPTDLPPLAAVPRMALPAEKAALSAPSLANGGPFSIPDSCLDCEDGDDIIGDELDELLDSVSDPGEGGMPSAVVRGAMPTSTMAPSIPFSAPLLGTLSVGARFVPAASLSEMYSQPLVSALDNFCSSLNSFSIGDSKRDLPNSLSRDVNAALSSNSPLRLMNGPTSLFGSETYMGIASPARSDYSGVFSSTHANVPVPTAASSLVERNPLEGTHELRQACQACFIKKDPKSLEYTYHPSLEHICKKDLLIGRIKNSEDKSWKKIRPRPTKTQYVGPYYICKDVAAGEECRYSGHCTFAYCQEEIDVWTLERKGAFSRESLFEGSGEISLTVSRLLQEHHGLFMFLCEKCFEHKPRIISKRNKDNSSSCSHPAMHDFEENKCLVHILRETTVKYSKIRPFPPQGQLDLCRHEARYGCSRDDECFYAHSLVELQVWMMQSKTGITHEAIVQESKKYWQNLDSATHGAQIISNQVKHGSLNLKMKFVCAQCWRNGQVSEPDKNRKYCSAKARHPWTRDRRVMLVMSNERKKWNTIRPLPTKKQAPLQFDLCNHIASGKKCLYVGNCSFAHSQEEREMWTYMKENGIQDMEQLYEMWLKSQKPEKGEDPAPQASRENGKQIHMPTDYAEVTVDFHCWMCGKNCNSERQWQGHISSEKHKEKVFHTEDDQNRWQHRFPTGYFSICDRFMAGACVEGNNCKFAHGPAELREWEERRHVLRMKFNKARKDHLIAPNDNDFGKYSFLFKDLN; encoded by the exons ATGTTTCAGCTCTTCATACGGGAACTTGTTAAAAACCTGTTTGATGAAGGAAACGATGCATACCGAGAAGGTGATTGGGAAGGGTCACTGAACCATTATTCTGAGGCTTTGAACATAGCCGATTATGCCAATTCTGAAGGAATCCACATTTCTGATGAAATATTGGAGAAACTGCATGTTAATCGTATAGCCTGTTACTCCAAGAAG GGGTCGCACGATAGAGTTCTAGAAGAATGTGGGATAGTTTTAAAGTTGAATGAAAATAATTTCAGAGCCCTTTACCGGAAATCCAAAGCTTTAAAAGAACTGGGAAGATATAAAGAGGCTTACGATGCTGTGGCAAAATGTTCTCTTGCAGTGCCCCAG gATGAAAGTGTGATAAAATTAACTCAAGAACTTGCTCAGAAGCTTGGATTGAAAATAAGGAAAGCCTATGTTAGGGCCAAA ACTTCCCCCAACTCTGTTTCTGGAGAAGTAGCAAAG AGCTCAAGTTCTTCTGTGGAAGATATTGAATCAG ATTTTTCCAGTTGGACGGAAAagattctttcttcctcctccacttcctcttccccttccagtttTGCTCCTGAATTGCCAACTGACCTGCCTCCCTTAGCAGCCGTGCCCCGCATGGCTCTCCCGGCAGAGAAGGCCGCTCTCTCTGCCCCTTCGCTGGCCAACGGAGGGCCCTTCTCTATCCCGGACAGCTGCTTGGACTGTGAGGACGGGGACGACATCATTGGAGATGAGCTGGACGAGTTGCTGGATTCGGTGTCCGATCCTGGTGAAGGTGGAATG CCAAGTGCCGTCGTCCGAGGAGCCATGCCAACCTCCACCATGGCTCCCAGCATCCCGTTCTCTGCCCCTCTGCTTGGGACGTTGTCAGTCGGAGCTCGATTTGTTCCTGCCGCCTCTCTTTCCGAAATGTATTCCCAGCCCCTGGTTTCCGCCCTGGACAACTTTTGTTCCTCTTTAAATAGTTTCTCAATCGGCGACTCTAAGAGAG ATCTACCCAATTCTCTTTCTAGAGATGTCAACGCAGCATTAAGCAGTAATTCCCCTCTTCGGCTT ATGAACGGCCCCACAAGTTTGTTTGGGTCTGAGACCTATATGGGGATTGCAAGTCCAGCTCGCAGTGACTATTCTGGCGTGTTCAGCAGCACACATGCCAACGTGCCCGTGCCAACGGCAGCATCCTCTTTAGTGGAGAGAAACCCCCTGGAAGGCACCCATGAGCTCAGGCAGGCCTGCCAGGCGTGTTTTATCAAGAAGG ATCCCAAATCACTGGAGTACACTTACCATCCGAGCTTAGAGCACATATGTAAGAAGGACCTCTTAATTGGTAGAATAAAGAACTCTGAAGATAAATCCTggaaaaaaataaggccaagaccTACAAAGACCCAGTACGTGGGGCCATATTATATATGTAAAG ATGTGGCTGCGGGGGAGGAATGCAGGTATTCTGGCCACTGCACTTTTGCCTATTGCCAAGAGGAGATTGACGTGTGGACCCTCGAGCGGAAAGGAGCCTTCAGCCGCGAATCCCTCTTTGAAGGCAGCGGAGAGATCAGCTTGACCGTTTCCCGGCTGCTGCAGGAGCATCACGGACTCTTCATGTTTCTGTGCGAG AAATGTTTTGAGCATAAACCCAGGATAATCAGCAAGAGGAATAAGGATAACTCCTCTTCCTGCTCCCACCCGGCTATGCACGACTTTGAGGAGAACAA GTGCCTTGTCCACATTTTGCGAGAAACGACCGTGAAGTATTCTAAGATCCGACCCTTCCCCCCTCAAGGCCAGCTAGACCTGTGCAGGCACGAAGCTCGCTATGGCTGTTCACGGGATGACGAGTGTTTCTACGCCCACAGTCTTGTCGAGCTCCAGGTGTGGATGATGCAGAGCAAGACAG GTATTACACATGAGGCTATTGTTCAGGAGTCAAAAAAATATTGGCAGAATCTGGACTCTGCTACACACGGAGCACAG ATCATCAGCAACCAGGTGAAGCATGGCTCCCTGAATTTGAAAATGAAGTTTGTCTGTGCTCAGTGTTGGAGAAACGGCCAAGTTAGCGAGCCAGACAAAAACAGGAAATACTGCAGTGCAAAAGCCAGGCACCC GTGGACCAGGGATCGCCGCGTTATGCTAGTGATGTCAAACGAGCGGAAGAAGTGGAACACGATTCGGCCCCTTCCCACAAAGAAGCAGGCGCCTTTACAATTTGAT CTGTGCAACCATATTGCGTCAGGCAAAAAGTGTTTGTATGTTGGGAACTGCTCCTTTGCTCACAGTCAGGAAGAGCGTGAAATGTGGACCTACATGAAAGAGAACGGCA TTCAAGACATGGAGCAGCTGTATGAAATGTGGCTGAAGAGTCAAAAGCCGGAAAAGGGAGAGGATCCAGCCCCTCAAGCAAGCagagaaaatgggaaacaaaTTCATATGCCAACCGATTATGCTGAAGTCACA GTGGACTTCCATTGCTGGATGTGTGGCAAAAACTGCAACAGTGAGAGACAATGGCAAGGCCACATTTCTTCCGAAAAACATAAAGAGAAAGTTTTCCACACTGAAGACGACCAAAATCGCTGGCAGCATCGCTTTCCAACTGGATATTTCAGCATTTGTGATAG ATTTATGGCTGGTGCATGTGTCGAGGGGAATAACTGTAAATTTGCACATGGACCAGCTGAACTCCGCGAATGGGAGGAGAGGAGACACGTCCTAAGGATGAAATTCAACAAAGCCCGAAAAGACCACTTGATTGCTCCCAACGATAATGACTTTGGAAAATATAGTTTTTTGTTTAAAGATTTAAACTAA